A portion of the Juglans microcarpa x Juglans regia isolate MS1-56 chromosome 1D, Jm3101_v1.0, whole genome shotgun sequence genome contains these proteins:
- the LOC121237915 gene encoding craniofacial development protein 1 isoform X1, which translates to MATTNGSHTSGTGTLNERDGVSNESAKATDPTSKSETKPEENEIKARVDAMWEQMNKGVPTKTLKSFPNKRSSSESKKTKKSSKNWMAYLGLAPNTGSLRHVLPHKEPSVMQDSTSDEAKRLAAAAALSAVKDATAIAAGWGKVEITEVRDFAGQEIEVKKLVDADSKEASEKAKGPAPSAVDAVLEQIKKKQKLSVLDKTKQDWGEFKEENKGLEDELDAYKKSSNQYLEKVSFLQRTDYREFERERDARLALQARRKPDMREDL; encoded by the exons ATGGCTACAACGAACGGATCCCACACCTCAGGAACAG GTACTCTAAATGAAAGGGATGGTGTATCAAATGAATCTGCAAAAGCAACTGATCCCACTTCGAAATCTGAGACAAAACCTGAAGAAAATG AAATTAAAGCTCGGGTAGATGCTATGTGGGAACAGATGAATAAAGGCGTACCTACTAAGACACTCAAAAGTTTTCCAAACAAGCGTAGTTCATCCGAGAGTAAGAAAACAAAGAAGTCATCCAAG AATTGGATGGCATATCTGGGACTGGCACCAAATACAGGATCCCTCAGACATGTTTTACCACATAAGGAACCTAGTGTCATGCAGGACAGCACGAGTGATGAGGCCAAGAGgcttgctgctgctgctgcactTTCTGCTGTTAAGGATGCTACGGCTATTGCAGCTGGCTGGGGGAAAGTTGAG ATCACCGAGGTTCGGGACTTTGCCGGCCAAGAAATTGAAGTTAAGAAGCTTGTTGATGCTGATTCAAAGGAAGCTTCTGAAAAAGCCAAAGGTCCCGCACCTTCTGCTGTTGATGCAGTGCTTGAACAAATCAAGAAGAAACAAAAGCTCAGTGTGCTTGACAAGACAAAACAGGATTGGGGGGAGTTCAAGGAAGAAAACAAGGGCTTGGAAGATGAGTTGGATGCTTACAAAAAGAGCTCAAACCAGTATTTGGAAAAGGTATCATTTTTGCAGCGAACAGATTACCGGGAGTTTGAGCGGGAGAGAGATGCACGGCTAGCTTTGCAGGCCAGGAGGAAGCCAGATATGCGAGAGGACCTATGA
- the LOC121237915 gene encoding craniofacial development protein 1 isoform X2: MWEQMNKGVPTKTLKSFPNKRSSSESKKTKKSSKNWMAYLGLAPNTGSLRHVLPHKEPSVMQDSTSDEAKRLAAAAALSAVKDATAIAAGWGKVEITEVRDFAGQEIEVKKLVDADSKEASEKAKGPAPSAVDAVLEQIKKKQKLSVLDKTKQDWGEFKEENKGLEDELDAYKKSSNQYLEKVSFLQRTDYREFERERDARLALQARRKPDMREDL; the protein is encoded by the exons ATGTGGGAACAGATGAATAAAGGCGTACCTACTAAGACACTCAAAAGTTTTCCAAACAAGCGTAGTTCATCCGAGAGTAAGAAAACAAAGAAGTCATCCAAG AATTGGATGGCATATCTGGGACTGGCACCAAATACAGGATCCCTCAGACATGTTTTACCACATAAGGAACCTAGTGTCATGCAGGACAGCACGAGTGATGAGGCCAAGAGgcttgctgctgctgctgcactTTCTGCTGTTAAGGATGCTACGGCTATTGCAGCTGGCTGGGGGAAAGTTGAG ATCACCGAGGTTCGGGACTTTGCCGGCCAAGAAATTGAAGTTAAGAAGCTTGTTGATGCTGATTCAAAGGAAGCTTCTGAAAAAGCCAAAGGTCCCGCACCTTCTGCTGTTGATGCAGTGCTTGAACAAATCAAGAAGAAACAAAAGCTCAGTGTGCTTGACAAGACAAAACAGGATTGGGGGGAGTTCAAGGAAGAAAACAAGGGCTTGGAAGATGAGTTGGATGCTTACAAAAAGAGCTCAAACCAGTATTTGGAAAAGGTATCATTTTTGCAGCGAACAGATTACCGGGAGTTTGAGCGGGAGAGAGATGCACGGCTAGCTTTGCAGGCCAGGAGGAAGCCAGATATGCGAGAGGACCTATGA
- the LOC121238046 gene encoding stress-response A/B barrel domain-containing protein HS1 encodes MGEAEGLVKHVLLARFKDETPQDEIDQLIKGYANLVNLVEPLKSFHWGGDVSIESLHQGFTHVFESTFESTEGIAEYIAHPAHVEFSNLFLPKLDKVLVIDYKPTTVQI; translated from the exons ATGGGGGAAGCGGAGGGATTGGTGAAACACGTTCTATTAGCAAGGTTCAAAGATGAAACGCCACAGGACGAGATCGATCAACTCATCAAGGGTTATGCCAACCTCGTCAATCTTGTCGAACCCTTGAAGTCCTTCCACTG GGGCGGGGATGTGAGCATTGAAAGCCTGCATCAAGGCTTCACTCATGTTTTTGAGTCTACTTTCGAGAGTACAGAAGGTATTGCTGAGTATATAGCTCATCCTGCCCATGTTGAATTTTCAAACTTGTTCCTTCCCAAGTTGGATAAAGTCCTTGTAATCGACTACAAACCCACAACCGTTCAAATCTGA
- the LOC121237971 gene encoding uncharacterized protein LOC121237971, whose product MIDAPKLDFFESFLQTLAAQSLNGCDDQHNTDILPRLQAYYNNYKVVKIKPLSGQRELWWATTWWVTELGGGAMIYTVVCDAECIKTTKTTCGGRRSLVAGRRYCGGRRILVAGTKLGGGDVRTFLTVAVVHGAVIWGRGTGCSQWEGLLNEGVQAVIRWAVSKRNCFRVDAPPTISHRHQKSWQKSQQPDQVQTGYFNITSKRRNGRIRRESV is encoded by the exons ATGATCGACGCACCCAAGCTAGATTTCTTTGAGTCGTTTTTACAAACACTTGCTGCCCAAAGCCTCAATGGATGTGATGATCAACACAATACCGACATATTGCCCAGATTACAAGCATACTATAACAATTACAAAGTGGTGAAAATCAAACCATTGAGTGGGCAACGAGAATTGTGGTGGGCGACGACTTGGTGGGTGACGGAGCTTGGTGGCGGCGCAATGATTTATACTGTGGTGTGCGACGCCGAGTGCATTAAAACTACGAAGACAACTTGTGGTGGACGACGGAGCTTGGTGGCGGGGCGACGCTACTGTGGTGGGCGACGGATCTTGGTGGCGGGGACGAAGCTTGGTGGTGGCGACGTCCGAACGTTTCTCACAGTTGCTGTCGTTCATGGAGCTGTGATCTGGGGAAGGGGTACGGGTTGTTCGCAATGGGAAGGG cttttaaacgaAGGGGTACAAGCTGTAATCAG ATGGGCCGTTTCGAAGAGGAACTGTTTTCGAGTAGATGCTCCTCCCACAATCTCGCATCGTCACCAGAAGAGTTGGCAGAAGTCCCAACAACCAGATCAAGTGCAAACCGGCTATTTTAATATAACTTCCAAGAGGAGAAACGGGCGGATCCGAAGAGAGTCGGTCTGA